In Deinococcus betulae, the genomic stretch AGGTCGGTGGTGGGAAGGTCCTGGGTGGGCAGGTCAGTGCTGGGCAGAAGGGTCATGCGTCAGTGAAACAGCCTGCGCCCTGACAGGTGTTTACTTCTTCAGGGACAACAACTTTCTTGGGCTGAAAGTGGGGCAAGACAAGGCTGAGATGGGAATGGTTATACGCACGGCCAAGAGGTCAGTGGGCTGCCCCGCCCAGAGCCTCAATTGGTCTGGTGGCTGTTGCCTTCACAACTCAGCACAAATAAGTTTCCAACGGCCAGCTCAGAACCCAGTTATTTCCGCCTTTCCAACGCGCCGCTCTCTGCGTCTGAACAAATTATTTTTGCCTACAGGCGAGTCAGCATTTCACTCCGCCCGGCGCAGGAGTGACCCAGACTTGACAGCCGCGCCATCAGGAGTAGGATAGTTTTGTAACCGATTACATTTTGAACATTCAGGCTGCCTTGCCTCTTCATATCCATCATCTTTAGCCTGCCATTTTCTGTAACCGGTTACAAACGTCCGCTTCGTGCTCTATTCTCTTCCTTCCCCCAGGAGCCGCCAGAATCAGGCCATGACCCCCGCCACCCGCGCCACCATTGACGATATTGCCCGCGCAGCTGGTGTCAGCAAGGGCACCGTGAGCCGTGTGCTGAACGGGCACTCGACCGTTGCCGAGCGCACGCGGCAGCGCGTGCAGGCGGTCATGGCGCAGCTGGATTACACGCCTGACCCCGCCGCGCGGCACCTCAGCTGGCGCACCGGGCGCACGCTGGGCCTGTCACTGGACCGGGACGATCCCCTGCTTCATCCCTATCAGGTGCTGTTTCGCCGCGCCCTGGAAAGTCAGACAGCGCCGCAGGGGGTGCAGCTCGTGGACCTGCGCGCCGACCTGACGCGCATGGCGCGGCTGCCGAGCGCCGTGCTGGTGCTGCACGCCCTGGACGGCGACCCCCGCCTGGAGTACCTGAAGGCTCAGGGCGTGCCCGCCGTTCTGATTGGGCATCAACCAGGGGCCTTCTGGGTGGCGCCAGACGACGTGGGCGGCGCGCGGCTGGCCACCCAACAGCTGACTGCGGCCGGGCACCGCCAGCTGGTTTATCTGGGCAGCGGCCCCAGCCAGGTGGCGCAGGACCGTGAATACGGCTGCCGGGACGCGGCCCGCGCGGCCGGGGCCACCCTGCACACCATTCCCAGCGATTTTTCGGTGCTGGGCGGCTACCGCGCGGTGCGACGGGCCTGGGAGGGCGGGCTGCGGTTTACCGGCCTGTTTGCCCAGAGTGACGAGAGCGCCGCCGGAGCCGTGGCGGCACTGGACGACCTGGGGGTGCGGGTCCCTGAGGACGTGAGCGTGGTGGGCTTTGACGGTCTGCCCGAACTCCCCATTCCGCTGACCCTGACCACCGTGGCGCAGGACATTCCCCGCATTGCCGCCACCGCCCTGACCCTGGTGCAGGAAGCCATTGCCGGCCGGCCGCCCAGGGGCGAATTCATTCCTGTACAGCTGATTCCCGGCGCGACCACCGCGCCAGTCCCCGGAGGGATGCCATGAACAAGACGCTCCTGCTCAGCCTCGCCGTTCTCGCTGCCAGTGCCGCCCAGACAGCGGCCGCCCAGACCACCATCAAGATCAACGGGTACGGCGGCACCGACCCCGCCGTCGTGGGCGACCTGATCAACCGCTTCGTAAAGCCGGCGCTGGCCAAAGACAAGATCACGGTGATCTACGAGCCGCTTCAGGGCGACTACAACAAATCCCTGACCACCCTGCTGGCCGCTGGCAACGCGGGCGACGTGTTCTACCTGCCCGCCGAGACCATTGACGGCTTTGTGGCCACCGGCAAGGTGCTGCCTCTGAACGGCCTGGTTAGCACTGGACCCTTTATCAAGAGCCTGAACACGGCCTTTACCAAGGGCGGCCGCCTGTACGGCGTGGCCAAGGATTTCAACACCCTGACCCTGGTGTATAACCGCGACCTGTTTGACGAGGCGGGCGTGGCTTACCCCAACAACAACGACACCTGGGCCACGCTGCAGACCAAGCTGACCACCCTGAAACAGAAACTGGGCAGCGACTACGCCGGGATTTGCCTGCAGCCCAACTGGGACCGCTTTGGCGCCTTTGCCTTTGCCACCGGCTGGCAGCAGTTTGACTCCAAGGGCAAGACCAATCTGGCCGACCCCCGGTTTGTGGAGGCTTTTAACTTCTACACCGGCCTGGCCCGCAACAAGGTAGGCATTCAGCCCAGCGAGGTCAGTGAAGGCTGGACTGGCGGCTGCCTGAAGTCGGGCAAGGTGGCGGTGGCCATTGAAGGCAACTGGGTCGTGAACTTCCTGCGCGACAACGCCCCCAACCTGAAATTCGGCACCGCCCTGATGCCCAAATACACCAAGACTGGCACGCGCGGCAACTTCCTGTACACCGTGGGTTGGGCCATCAACAGCGGCACCAAGAACCGCCAGGCGGCCCTGAAGGTGCTGAACATCCTGACCAGCCCGCAGGTGCAGCAGTACGTACTGGAACAGGGCCTGGCCATTCCCAGCCGCACCGCCCTGACCAGCAACGCCTACTTCAAGAAGACCGATCCTGGCGCCGTGAATAGCCGCCTGGTCTTTGACGGCGCCGACGACGGCAACGTGCGCGCCTTTACGTTCGGGCCGCAGGGCACCGACTGGGGCAAGCCGATTAACGAGGCCCTGGCCGCCGTACTGAGTGGGCAAAAGAGTGCCACCGACGCCCTGAAAAAGGCGCAGGCGGATATGAACACCTTCCAGAACCGCTAGGCGCGCAGCCGGGTCGGGGCGGCCCACTGGCGGCTGGCCCCGACCCCCTTTGTTGTCCCCGGAGGCTCCTATGCCCACACCAGGCCAGAGCGTGTCCCCAAGCTGCCGGTCCGAACGGTCTTTTCCCCACCTTGAACCCGTTGCCTTAAGGCAAAGGCCACACCACAACTTATGGGGAACACCCCTTTCAGAGCGCCTGACATGAGGCGGGGCTTCTCTCAGACGCCCACGGCGTACCTCTTTCTGGCGCCGTTTCTGGTGACCACGGCCGTCTTTTTCTTCTACGCCTTTGGGCGCGCGGTGTACTACTCGTTTACCGATTTCAACCTGTTCAACACGCCGCAACTGATTGGGGTGAAACCCTACGCGGACGTGCTGGGCGATCCTTCGT encodes the following:
- a CDS encoding LacI family DNA-binding transcriptional regulator, translated to MTPATRATIDDIARAAGVSKGTVSRVLNGHSTVAERTRQRVQAVMAQLDYTPDPAARHLSWRTGRTLGLSLDRDDPLLHPYQVLFRRALESQTAPQGVQLVDLRADLTRMARLPSAVLVLHALDGDPRLEYLKAQGVPAVLIGHQPGAFWVAPDDVGGARLATQQLTAAGHRQLVYLGSGPSQVAQDREYGCRDAARAAGATLHTIPSDFSVLGGYRAVRRAWEGGLRFTGLFAQSDESAAGAVAALDDLGVRVPEDVSVVGFDGLPELPIPLTLTTVAQDIPRIAATALTLVQEAIAGRPPRGEFIPVQLIPGATTAPVPGGMP
- a CDS encoding ABC transporter substrate-binding protein, which produces MNKTLLLSLAVLAASAAQTAAAQTTIKINGYGGTDPAVVGDLINRFVKPALAKDKITVIYEPLQGDYNKSLTTLLAAGNAGDVFYLPAETIDGFVATGKVLPLNGLVSTGPFIKSLNTAFTKGGRLYGVAKDFNTLTLVYNRDLFDEAGVAYPNNNDTWATLQTKLTTLKQKLGSDYAGICLQPNWDRFGAFAFATGWQQFDSKGKTNLADPRFVEAFNFYTGLARNKVGIQPSEVSEGWTGGCLKSGKVAVAIEGNWVVNFLRDNAPNLKFGTALMPKYTKTGTRGNFLYTVGWAINSGTKNRQAALKVLNILTSPQVQQYVLEQGLAIPSRTALTSNAYFKKTDPGAVNSRLVFDGADDGNVRAFTFGPQGTDWGKPINEALAAVLSGQKSATDALKKAQADMNTFQNR